One region of Macadamia integrifolia cultivar HAES 741 unplaced genomic scaffold, SCU_Mint_v3 scaffold2792, whole genome shotgun sequence genomic DNA includes:
- the LOC122067257 gene encoding polygalacturonase-1 non-catalytic subunit beta-like: MTHPILLLGILLVAYFSHSHAKNVFLQYWEEHIVLPHPPHWLAAKASPLSLYQTALFTKLMEKNELTFHLHSFCKQANISCSANALVKKTPDDTTLPPIAQWNDAKLKYDGLPNESPLSIARQGGLLFFRESMVKEGGFLLVPDLRDPMSYNSFLPRPLASKIPFSVAQVKELKKLFGVVDDSNMNEYIQDTLKICEKRPIQGEQCTCATSAEDLIDFVFEKLGHHVSIWSTENFEGSYENVTIGAVKLIYGNFSKPPALCHSQPFPFQVYYCHVLQKIKVFAVHIYAQKKVNHAIMVCHYDTSTWNPNHSAFKLLGFGPGLIEVCHWINENEMVWTKNTLG; this comes from the exons ATGACCCATCCGATTCTATTGCTTGGAATTTTATTAGTAGCATATTTTAGT CACTCTCATGCTAAAAATGTCTTCTTACAATACTGGGAAGAGCATATTGTTCTTCCACACCCTCCACATTGGTTAGCTGCAAAGGCTTCTCCATTAAGTCTCTATCAGACAGCATTGTTTACAAAGCTTATGGAGAAAAATGAATTAACTTTCCACCTGCATTCATTCTGTAAGCAGGCTAATATTTCTTGTTCTGCAAATGCACTAGTGAAGAAGACACCAGATGACACAACCCTGCCACCAATAGCTCAATGGAATGATGCCAAACTGAAATATGATGGCCTTCCAAATGAATCACCCTTGTCAATTGCCCGACAAGGAGGATTGCTATTCTTTCGCGAATCAATGGTGAAAGAGGGGGGTTTCTTGCTTGTCCCTGATCTAAGGGACCCAATGTCATATAACTCATTTTTGCCGCGACCTTTAGCTTCAAAAATCCCATTCTCAGTCGCCCAGgtcaaggaattgaagaagcttTTTGGTGTTGTGGATGACTCAAACATGAATGAGTACATTCAAGACACCCTCAAGATATGTGAAAAGAGACCCATTCAAGGTGAGCAATGCACCTGTGCAACTTCTGCTGAGGATCTCATTGACTTTGTCTTTGAGAAATTAGGGCACCATGTATCCATATGGAGTACTGAGAATTTTGAAGGATCTtatgagaatgtcacaattggagctgtgaaactcatatatGGAAACTTCTCTAAACCACCAGCCTTATGTCATAGTCAGCCATTCCCATTTCAAGTTTATTATTGCCATGTTttacagaaaataaaagtattTGCAGTTCATATATATGCCCAGAAGAAAGTGAATCATGCAATCATGGTATGCCACTATGATACCTCAACTTGGAATCCAAACCATTCTGCTTTTAAGCTTTTGGGTTTTGGACCAGGTCTAATTGAAGTCTGTCATTGGATAAATGAGAATGAAATGGTCTGGACAAAGAATACTCTTGGCTGA
- the LOC122067260 gene encoding uncharacterized protein LOC122067260, which yields MNTGKEISQDLKGGWPPDRGRQALITDFLKPQDVSEEGLPKVPTGDEGRRSYSSVVGSALPNVDSLPDPIHAGTDTKIIVPQEAYEERLQGFRFALIGRVNFKSISMDDIRKEVSEAWNLKGGVKMALMGKGYILFKFDKEDDMAALWRRSLTRVARHVLKFQRWKPNFDVHSKNITTKLIWIRFSDLPLEYWHEKILLTMAKAAGRPVALDRCTRAASMGSFARVQVEIEMGASRPEEIQDER from the exons ATGAACACTGGAAAGGAGATCAGCCAGGATCTGAAGGGCGGTTGGCCTCCAGATCGAGGCAGACAGGCATTGATCACTGACTTTCTGAAACCTCAG GATGTGTCTGAGGAGGGTCTACCAAAGGTTCCTACTGGAGACGAAGGGAGACGTTCTTATTCATCCGTGGTGGGGAGTGCTTTGCCGAATGTGGATAGTCTGCCAGACCCCATTCATGCTGGCACTGATACCAAGATAATAGTTCCTCAAGAGGCCTATGAGGAACGACTCCAAGGTTTCCGATTTGCCTTGATTGGCAGAGTAAATTTCAAATCCATATCTATGGATGATATCCGCAAGGAAGTGAGTGAAGCCTGGAACCTCAAAGGCGGTGTGAAGATGGCTCTGATGGGGAAGGGttacatcctcttcaagtttGATAAGGAAGATGACATGGCAGCACTGTGGCGAAGGAGCCTTACAAGAGTCGCTCGACACGTACTCAAATTCCAGCGATGGAAGCCTAACTTTGATGTGCATTCAAAGAATATCACTACTAAGCTCATATGGATCAGATTCTCTGATTTGCCTcttgaatattggcatgagaagatcCTTCTCACTATGGCTAAGGCTGCTGGGAGACCTGTCGCGCTAGATAGATGTACTCGAGCGGCCTCCATGGGATCTTTTGCTCGGGTCCAAGTGGAGATCGAAATGGGAGCAAGCAGGCCAGAGGAGATTCAAGATGAGAGATGA